In Candidatus Cohnella colombiensis, one DNA window encodes the following:
- a CDS encoding lactonase family protein, translated as MSKTFDIWIGAYATQEQVGITRLLLDSDSGKLSKMVDFTGIDNPSFVTLDRSGRYLHAVSEVDVLNGQPGGEVITFELQEDETLLEEAMSHPTLGVHPCFVALDPQERWLAVSNYGGSSVVIYPIEQSGLPGPVHVRFRHTGSGPNQERQEAAHPHSAVFSADGQYLFVPDLGLDKIMVYAFDAQKQQWVGHDAVSLPAGSGPRHLKFHPSLNVAYVINELNCTVTHLSIEEPGRLVAQESISTLPASFTGFSTCAELVISPDGRTLYASNRGHDSIAIFQIDELTGQLSAAGHVSTRGKTPRNFNVTPDGRWLLVANQDSSSLVLFQVDAATGLPVFTGTELTIHKPACVVIR; from the coding sequence ATGTCAAAAACATTTGATATTTGGATTGGCGCTTATGCAACTCAAGAGCAAGTTGGCATAACGAGACTGCTGCTGGATAGCGATTCAGGAAAGCTATCGAAGATGGTAGATTTTACAGGCATCGACAATCCTTCCTTCGTAACATTGGATCGTTCGGGACGCTATTTGCATGCTGTCAGTGAGGTGGACGTACTGAATGGTCAACCTGGTGGCGAAGTAATTACGTTCGAACTACAGGAGGACGAGACGTTACTGGAAGAGGCGATGTCGCATCCTACACTTGGCGTTCATCCGTGCTTTGTCGCACTGGACCCTCAGGAGAGATGGCTCGCAGTGAGCAATTATGGAGGCTCCTCTGTTGTCATCTATCCGATTGAGCAATCTGGACTTCCGGGTCCGGTTCACGTTCGTTTCCGTCATACAGGCTCTGGACCTAATCAAGAGCGTCAAGAGGCAGCACACCCGCATTCAGCGGTATTCAGTGCAGATGGACAATACCTGTTTGTACCGGATTTAGGCTTGGACAAAATTATGGTGTACGCCTTCGATGCACAGAAGCAGCAGTGGGTTGGACATGATGCGGTAAGCTTACCTGCGGGCTCAGGACCGCGTCACTTAAAATTTCATCCTTCTCTTAACGTCGCCTATGTCATCAATGAGCTTAACTGCACAGTCACACACTTATCGATCGAGGAACCCGGCAGACTTGTGGCGCAAGAGAGCATTTCGACACTGCCTGCTAGCTTTACGGGGTTCAGTACGTGTGCGGAGCTAGTCATTTCACCCGATGGCAGGACGCTCTATGCCTCGAATCGAGGGCATGATAGCATTGCGATTTTCCAAATTGATGAGCTTACCGGGCAATTAAGTGCCGCTGGCCATGTTTCCACCAGAGGGAAGACGCCACGTAACTTTAACGTGACACCTGACGGACGTTGGTTGCTCGTAGCGAATCAGGACTCGAGCTCGCTTGTTCTTTTCCAAGTGGATGCTGCAACAGGTTTGCCTGTGTTTACTGGGACGGAGTTAACCATTCATAAGCCAGCTTGTGTCGTCATCCGCTAA